One stretch of Eretmochelys imbricata isolate rEreImb1 chromosome 1, rEreImb1.hap1, whole genome shotgun sequence DNA includes these proteins:
- the LOC144279170 gene encoding olfactory receptor 51G2-like, which yields MSGVNNTKFNSAVFLLTGIPGQEEVHLWISVPFCLMYVISIAGNSVILFIIKTYPSLHEPMYIFLSMLAVTDLGLSIATMLTTLGIFLFNVREISLNACFAQVFFIDLLQCTESSMLLLMAFDRFVAICDPLRYASILTPQRITRMGLVFMLKGVALIFPLPFLLKRFQYCRTNVLSHSYCLHQEVMKMACSDITVNSIYGLSVALLTVGLDSLLIFLSYVMILKTVLSIASPMECLRALNTCVSHLCAVLLFYTPIIGLSVIHRLGKGPSPLLQILLGYIYLLVPPLMNPIVYSVKSKHLRATIIRVFTK from the coding sequence ATGTCAGGTGTCAATAACACCAAATTCAACTCTGCAGTGTTCCTTCTCActgggatacctgggcaggaagaAGTCCATCTCTGGATATCTGTCCCCTTCTGCTTAATGTATGTTATTTCAATAGCAGGAAATTCAGTCATTCTATTCATTATAAAAACATAtccaagcctccatgagcccatgtacattttcctttccatgttggctGTCACAGATCTTGGTTTATCGATAGCCACCATGTTGACGACACTGGGTATATTCTTGTTTAATGTTAGGGAGATCAGTCTCAATGCCTGTTTTGCCCAGGTGTTCTTCATCGACTTGCTTCAGTGCACTGAATCCTCCATGCTCTTGTTGATGGCCTTTGACCGCTTTGTTGCAATCTGTGACCCGCTGAGATATGCTTCCATCTTAACCCCACAGAGAATAACCAGGATGGGACTGGTGTTTATGCTGAAAGGGGTGGCCTTAATATTCCCACTCCCCTTTCTCCTGAAACGGTTCCAATACTGTCGAACCaatgtcctctcccattcctactgCCTGCACCAGGAGGTCATGAAGATGGCTTGTTCAGATATTACAGTCAACAGCATCTATGGCTTGTCTGTTGCACTCTTAACAGTGGGGTTGGACTCGctgctcatcttcctctcttatgtgatgatccTCAAAACAGTGTTGAGCATCGCATCACCCATGGAGTGTCTCAGGGCCCTGAACACCTgcgtctcccacctctgtgctgtCCTGCTCTTCTACACACCAATAATCGGACTGTCTGTGATACACAGATTAGGGAAGGGCCcttctcccttgcttcagattctCCTGGGCTACATCTACTTGCTGGTCCCACCCCTGATGAACCCAATTGTGTACAGCGTGAAAAGCAAACACCTTCGTGCAACGATAATCAGGGTGTTCACCAAGTGA